One genomic region from Terriglobus aquaticus encodes:
- a CDS encoding ABC transporter ATP-binding protein: protein MSTSTLSMPAANTANPALASQVAPPAQLTGVTHRYGSGAAAHVALDRFSLTVRPGEVLALLGPNGAGKTTAIKLLLGLLRPTEGTATVFGGSPLETRTRERLGAMLQVARVPETLTASEYLDLFRSYYPRPLPQDEVIRIAGLQEIAKKQFKDLSGGQKQRLLFALAICGDPDLVFLDEPTLGMDIETRHALWAQVRALSERGKSVLLTTHYLEEADTLAHRIAVIARGRVIAEGTPVDIKAQVSGRKVRCVTEVPEAQLRALPGVIDVEYIGSAVTLTVKQAEPVLRALLPLDSSLHSLEVTSPNLEDAFLALTQDK from the coding sequence ATGTCGACCAGCACGCTTTCCATGCCCGCAGCCAATACCGCCAATCCGGCCCTGGCCAGCCAGGTGGCACCCCCGGCGCAGTTGACCGGCGTAACCCATCGCTACGGCTCAGGAGCGGCCGCGCACGTTGCGCTCGATCGTTTTTCGTTGACGGTGCGTCCCGGCGAGGTCCTTGCATTGCTGGGTCCGAACGGCGCAGGCAAGACGACCGCGATCAAGCTGCTGCTGGGTCTGCTGCGGCCCACAGAGGGCACCGCCACCGTCTTCGGCGGCAGCCCGCTGGAAACGCGTACCCGCGAGCGTCTGGGCGCCATGCTGCAGGTGGCCCGTGTGCCCGAGACGCTGACCGCAAGCGAGTACCTGGACCTGTTCCGCAGCTACTACCCGCGGCCGCTGCCGCAGGATGAGGTCATTCGCATTGCCGGCTTGCAGGAGATCGCCAAGAAGCAGTTCAAGGACCTGAGCGGCGGTCAAAAACAACGGCTGCTGTTTGCTCTTGCAATCTGCGGCGACCCCGATCTGGTCTTCCTAGACGAGCCCACGCTGGGCATGGACATTGAGACTCGCCATGCGCTGTGGGCGCAGGTTCGCGCGCTGAGTGAGCGCGGCAAGTCCGTTCTGCTGACCACGCACTACCTGGAAGAGGCCGACACCCTGGCGCACCGCATCGCCGTGATCGCACGCGGCCGCGTAATCGCCGAGGGCACGCCCGTCGACATCAAGGCGCAGGTCAGCGGCCGCAAGGTGCGCTGCGTCACCGAAGTTCCCGAAGCGCAACTGCGCGCCCTGCCCGGCGTCATCGACGTGGAGTACATCGGTTCTGCTGTGACGCTGACCGTGAAGCAGGCCGAGCCCGTGCTGCGCGCCCTGCTGCCGCTGGACTCCTCGCTGCACTCGCTGGAAGTGACCAGCCCCAACCTGGAAGACGCCTTTCTCGCCCTTACGCAAGACAAGTAA
- a CDS encoding ABC transporter permease, giving the protein MSTAATLPARAPQFPLYVKETKYEFLRLLRARAFSVATIGFPVMFYLLFGVVVGNSSPDGQWRAKYLLGTYCIFGLVGCCLFSICVTLANERALGWLELKQASPMPAPAYLLAKLLTAAAFGAIILAILTTCGIQFGHAVVPANQLRHLVEVVLAGTLPFAAMGLLLSMVVPPNAAAGVVNLIYLPMSFLSGLWIPLGGLPKWISSVAPALPTWHMGQLALWALGYGSKWQPWQHVVWLAAFTVVALLLTVFLFRRNAAKA; this is encoded by the coding sequence ATGAGCACCGCCGCCACGCTTCCCGCCCGCGCACCGCAGTTTCCGCTGTACGTGAAAGAAACCAAGTACGAGTTCCTGCGCCTCTTGCGCGCCCGCGCCTTTTCCGTCGCCACCATCGGCTTTCCGGTCATGTTTTACCTCTTGTTTGGCGTGGTGGTGGGCAACAGTTCGCCCGATGGCCAGTGGCGCGCCAAATACCTTTTGGGCACCTACTGCATCTTTGGCCTGGTGGGCTGCTGCCTGTTCAGCATCTGCGTCACGCTGGCCAACGAGCGTGCGCTGGGCTGGCTGGAATTGAAGCAGGCCAGCCCCATGCCTGCGCCCGCGTACCTGCTCGCCAAGCTGCTGACCGCCGCCGCCTTTGGTGCCATCATTCTCGCCATCCTGACCACGTGCGGCATCCAGTTCGGCCACGCTGTGGTTCCCGCGAACCAGCTTCGCCACTTGGTGGAAGTGGTGCTGGCCGGCACGCTGCCCTTTGCTGCCATGGGTTTGCTATTGAGCATGGTGGTTCCTCCTAACGCGGCTGCCGGCGTGGTGAACCTGATTTACCTGCCCATGAGCTTCCTCTCTGGCCTGTGGATTCCGCTGGGCGGCCTGCCCAAGTGGATCAGCAGCGTGGCCCCGGCGCTGCCCACCTGGCACATGGGCCAACTGGCGCTTTGGGCGCTGGGCTACGGCTCAAAATGGCAGCCTTGGCAGCACGTGGTGTGGCTCGCGGCCTTTACCGTGGTGGCGCTCCTGCTCACCGTATTTCTGTTCCGCCGCAACGCCGCCAAGGCGTAA
- a CDS encoding P-loop NTPase family protein: MPALTAALLKSQIEAQLAHRIPAALSPMAREEAERQPLHDPRLTELLGGGVPVGGITEIHGQACSGRTSVALSLAAAVTAAERVVAWIDVSDELDPETAALFGVDLERLLWVRCGAPAQEKSPRSAALPSQKADPDTREPAAIASMESAPAEPNLVATNHTPRPVGNGGCGSPHPRGEGRGMAEAIDALLQQQPRSAAIPDRRARKKIGTPGMPNRDIAQAMKPQSVSHHVAMVLGKAARFPTGKPVTSAKSNLVPPEEIVPTNGSLFGRQVERKVSCGSNRLPSAADAPIGSTRLPPAQRPPMPFPHASPYREEQIPTDRQPSRRAQPIAPQKPKPRQDVQGLNALAARRKDGAEDVWAPLDQALRSVDLLLQAGGFSLLVLDLSSLPADKVWRIPLATWFRFRAGCERSRGSLVVLSQHPCARASADLTVSLRRKELHTEGNRILTGSSISVELEQQRRGTGTTVAPLDRFASQSKVVPFRKPVQSDHRAHTPEPLWKADTHWSVRA, from the coding sequence ATGCCAGCCCTCACCGCAGCCCTCCTCAAGTCCCAGATCGAAGCTCAGCTCGCCCACCGCATCCCCGCAGCGCTGTCGCCCATGGCGCGCGAGGAGGCCGAGCGGCAGCCGCTGCACGATCCGCGGCTTACGGAGTTGCTGGGTGGCGGCGTTCCCGTGGGCGGCATCACGGAAATTCATGGGCAGGCCTGCTCTGGCCGCACTTCCGTAGCGTTATCCCTGGCTGCTGCGGTCACTGCTGCGGAGCGGGTGGTCGCCTGGATTGACGTGAGCGACGAGCTGGACCCCGAGACCGCCGCGCTGTTTGGCGTAGACCTGGAACGGCTGCTATGGGTGCGCTGCGGCGCGCCTGCGCAGGAGAAGTCGCCAAGGTCAGCAGCCCTGCCCTCGCAGAAAGCGGATCCGGACACCAGGGAGCCTGCCGCGATTGCCTCCATGGAGAGCGCCCCCGCGGAGCCGAACCTGGTCGCCACGAATCACACGCCGCGTCCGGTGGGAAATGGTGGCTGCGGTAGCCCGCACCCGCGCGGCGAAGGCCGCGGCATGGCCGAAGCGATCGACGCGCTCCTGCAGCAGCAGCCACGCTCGGCCGCGATTCCGGATCGCCGCGCACGAAAGAAAATCGGCACGCCCGGCATGCCCAACCGCGACATTGCGCAAGCGATGAAGCCGCAGAGCGTGAGCCATCATGTGGCCATGGTGCTGGGCAAGGCCGCCAGGTTCCCTACCGGCAAGCCAGTCACTTCCGCAAAGAGCAATCTAGTTCCGCCAGAAGAGATCGTGCCCACCAACGGCAGCCTGTTCGGCCGGCAGGTGGAGCGCAAGGTGAGCTGTGGCTCGAACCGTCTGCCTTCTGCGGCAGACGCGCCAATCGGCTCTACCCGGTTGCCACCGGCGCAGCGGCCGCCCATGCCGTTTCCACATGCGTCGCCTTATCGCGAGGAGCAGATTCCGACCGACCGGCAGCCCTCGCGCCGCGCACAGCCGATTGCACCGCAGAAACCCAAACCACGCCAGGACGTGCAAGGCCTGAATGCACTCGCTGCACGCCGCAAGGATGGCGCCGAGGATGTGTGGGCACCGCTTGACCAGGCGCTGCGCAGCGTCGATCTGCTGCTGCAGGCCGGTGGCTTCAGCCTGCTTGTGCTCGACCTGAGTTCCCTGCCTGCAGACAAAGTGTGGCGTATTCCACTGGCCACCTGGTTCCGGTTCCGCGCCGGCTGCGAACGCTCGCGTGGCAGCCTTGTCGTTCTGTCGCAACATCCGTGCGCTCGCGCCAGCGCCGACCTTACCGTCTCGCTGCGCCGCAAGGAGCTGCACACCGAAGGCAACCGCATCCTGACCGGCAGCAGCATCAGCGTGGAATTGGAGCAGCAGCGCCGTGGGACCGGGACGACCGTTGCACCTCTGGATCGCTTTGCATCGCAAAGCAAAGTCGTTCCGTTCCGCAAGCCGGTGCAATCGGACCATCGCGCACACACACCGGAACCGCTGTGGAAGGCTGACACGCACTGGAGCGTGCGCGCGTGA
- a CDS encoding DNA polymerase Y family protein: MSPIHQPRFLCVHVPEFPAQARLRHRPALRGKAIAILDGTPPLETVCSTTRLARQKGVRQGTTRAELDSFPGVEALRRSRSEEDSAAAALLAAVWQVSPRVQVLAPRNAAHRVVVDIAGTERIFGPPAQVARNVLQQVRALGLLAHLCVSDNFHTAVCAAPYAGGKPAVVAHGAERATLAPLPLSALDGVEEEQRDTFALWGLHTLGDLAALPETQLVARMGQAGRRLWLQARGEHPHLMQPAEDRFTLEERTEFDAPVDLLDSLLFVLRPMLEQLVLRANQRALALASVTVRLSLTNHAAEDTAIAPEATQFERTVKPALPLADSRILLKLLHLDLQAHPPGAPIVAVHLHAEPGDQTRAQLGMFSPQLPEPSRLDVTLARIRALVGEGRVGRPKLLDTHAPESYVVDTFAPHLRASGSASKTHSIYHPALHGDPLNYQEQASSFASQSRSLALRRLRPPVLLKMHTAEKQPKLFFWRGTRYEVATAFGPWRRSGNWWTTSAWSQEEWDVTANSSSGDTLVCRIARDIMHRHWLLEGIYD; this comes from the coding sequence GTGAGCCCGATCCACCAGCCGCGCTTCCTTTGCGTGCACGTACCGGAGTTCCCGGCGCAGGCGCGGCTGCGGCACCGTCCGGCTTTGCGCGGCAAAGCGATCGCAATCCTCGACGGAACACCACCGCTCGAAACTGTATGCAGCACCACCCGGCTGGCACGTCAGAAAGGCGTTCGCCAGGGCACCACGCGCGCCGAGTTGGACAGCTTCCCCGGCGTCGAAGCGCTGCGCCGCTCCCGCAGTGAAGAAGACAGCGCCGCCGCCGCTCTGCTGGCAGCAGTGTGGCAGGTCTCACCGCGCGTGCAGGTGCTTGCGCCTCGCAACGCAGCGCATCGCGTGGTGGTCGACATCGCCGGAACCGAACGCATCTTTGGTCCGCCCGCGCAGGTTGCGCGCAACGTGTTGCAGCAGGTGCGCGCCCTGGGCCTGCTGGCGCATCTGTGTGTCAGCGACAACTTCCACACCGCTGTATGCGCCGCACCCTACGCAGGCGGCAAGCCCGCCGTAGTTGCTCACGGAGCAGAGCGCGCCACGCTGGCACCGCTGCCACTCTCAGCGCTGGACGGCGTAGAAGAAGAGCAGCGCGACACCTTTGCCCTGTGGGGCTTGCACACGCTGGGCGATTTGGCCGCACTGCCGGAAACACAACTGGTCGCGCGCATGGGGCAGGCTGGCCGACGCCTGTGGCTGCAGGCACGCGGCGAACATCCACACCTGATGCAGCCTGCCGAAGACCGTTTCACGCTGGAGGAGCGCACCGAGTTCGACGCCCCTGTCGATCTGCTCGACTCGCTCTTGTTCGTGCTGCGGCCCATGCTGGAGCAACTGGTACTGCGCGCGAATCAACGTGCGCTCGCACTGGCCAGTGTGACGGTGCGGCTCTCGCTGACGAACCATGCGGCGGAGGACACCGCCATCGCGCCCGAAGCCACGCAGTTTGAGCGCACGGTCAAGCCTGCGCTGCCGCTGGCGGACAGCCGCATTCTCCTGAAGCTGTTGCACCTGGACCTGCAGGCGCACCCGCCGGGAGCTCCGATCGTTGCCGTGCACTTGCACGCAGAGCCGGGCGACCAGACGCGTGCGCAGCTCGGCATGTTCAGCCCGCAACTGCCTGAGCCGTCACGGCTGGATGTGACGCTGGCGCGCATCCGCGCCCTGGTTGGCGAGGGCCGCGTCGGACGGCCGAAACTGCTCGATACGCATGCACCGGAAAGCTATGTTGTCGATACGTTCGCACCCCATCTGCGCGCGAGCGGCAGCGCAAGCAAAACTCATTCCATCTATCACCCTGCGCTGCATGGAGATCCACTGAACTACCAGGAGCAAGCGAGTAGCTTTGCATCGCAAAGCAGGTCGCTCGCCCTGCGCCGCTTGCGGCCACCCGTGCTGCTGAAGATGCACACGGCAGAAAAGCAGCCCAAACTTTTCTTCTGGCGAGGCACGCGATACGAAGTCGCCACCGCATTCGGCCCATGGCGTCGCAGCGGGAATTGGTGGACCACTTCTGCATGGTCGCAGGAAGAGTGGGATGTTACCGCGAACAGCAGCAGCGGCGACACACTGGTGTGCCGCATCGCGCGCGACATTATGCACCGCCACTGGCTGCTGGAAGGCATCTATGACTAA